In Chitinophaga nivalis, a single genomic region encodes these proteins:
- a CDS encoding phospholipase D-like domain-containing protein → MELIDQQVINDNKEIYAKIRHELQQATTEIMVATGWFTDEDLFNILSEKLDQAVAIEIIIADNPDNEKLDFNQLAAKGAAVYKIKSNGYGMMNQKYCVIDKRIALHGSYNWTINAKKNNHESIISTNHAATIQALIENFHQVKQQILEQHNEPVPVIIKTELSKEIPVTQSIKAGTEFEKVLDAMIAAEIGSFDRKLIREQGFERCSANNGDHQVLYKAFDTLYAIFINDIDVIDDKKKRLIAKIEEYRIKSQDNLEKKCELQIDFLERENAITKTNLEVKGIRLAAEIEAATKNIHDIRDHKIPVKEQECAVVDKQIKLAEQATVKPRFKWFEFIPIVIFNAALLSYLLIFYSSAAYILLFSVEDAHLQEVQNIPVAAAQIFNPEALTKALSKPGTATFFIFLFVFIPLAFAIVDQFVHPKKKQLVSVLGFIFGIIVLDGAIAYKVTEAVYEVNYAQGNVTTHWMPGMVFKDTNFYLVFVFGASGLLLFKLAFKKLIYFFEERSPDIIAQRNQLNIKHLREEMAVHTNQITLLKENVMILEVNIVQLRVDVKHTELELRELPIRLNQDLQKKRGQRLKDAENIDKIAAIYTIHIQSDNLPVSVDALKDRINIFLEGWNDFLHQEYAIPKATAKTAQAAEVAARWQGEKLYISNIDKRVKITQDA, encoded by the coding sequence ATGGAACTCATCGATCAGCAAGTCATTAATGACAACAAGGAAATTTATGCTAAAATCCGGCATGAATTACAACAGGCAACCACTGAAATTATGGTGGCTACCGGCTGGTTTACGGATGAAGATTTATTCAATATTTTGTCTGAGAAACTAGACCAGGCGGTTGCCATAGAAATCATTATCGCTGATAACCCCGATAATGAAAAGCTGGATTTTAATCAATTGGCCGCAAAAGGGGCCGCCGTTTATAAAATAAAGAGTAATGGCTATGGCATGATGAATCAGAAGTACTGCGTCATTGATAAACGCATTGCCCTACATGGCTCTTATAACTGGACTATTAATGCCAAAAAGAATAATCACGAGAGTATTATCAGTACCAACCACGCCGCTACTATCCAGGCATTAATAGAGAACTTCCATCAGGTTAAACAGCAGATTCTGGAACAGCATAATGAACCTGTTCCGGTTATTATTAAAACAGAACTATCGAAAGAAATACCGGTAACCCAATCCATAAAAGCAGGCACCGAATTTGAAAAAGTACTGGACGCCATGATTGCTGCTGAAATAGGTAGCTTCGACCGTAAACTAATCCGGGAGCAGGGTTTTGAACGGTGTAGTGCCAATAACGGTGATCATCAGGTGTTATATAAGGCATTTGACACCTTGTATGCAATTTTTATCAATGATATTGATGTGATCGACGATAAGAAAAAGCGACTCATTGCCAAAATTGAAGAATACCGGATCAAAAGCCAGGATAATTTAGAAAAAAAATGTGAGCTACAGATCGATTTCCTGGAAAGGGAAAACGCCATTACCAAAACCAATCTGGAAGTAAAGGGCATAAGACTGGCCGCTGAAATAGAAGCGGCCACTAAAAATATTCATGACATAAGAGATCATAAAATACCTGTTAAAGAACAGGAGTGTGCCGTAGTAGATAAGCAAATAAAGCTGGCGGAACAAGCAACAGTGAAGCCCCGGTTTAAATGGTTTGAGTTTATTCCGATTGTAATTTTTAATGCAGCCCTCCTGAGCTATCTGTTGATCTTTTATTCGTCTGCAGCCTACATATTGCTTTTCAGTGTAGAAGATGCGCATTTACAGGAAGTACAGAATATTCCGGTGGCTGCTGCACAGATTTTTAATCCGGAAGCGCTGACAAAAGCATTAAGCAAACCCGGGACCGCTACTTTTTTTATCTTCCTTTTTGTATTTATTCCATTGGCTTTTGCCATTGTAGACCAGTTCGTGCATCCCAAAAAAAAGCAACTGGTATCGGTGCTGGGATTTATATTCGGCATCATTGTGTTAGATGGGGCTATTGCCTATAAGGTTACGGAGGCCGTGTATGAAGTGAATTATGCCCAGGGAAATGTTACTACCCATTGGATGCCCGGTATGGTGTTTAAGGATACCAATTTCTATCTCGTATTTGTATTTGGTGCTTCCGGACTGCTTTTATTTAAACTGGCTTTTAAAAAGCTGATCTACTTCTTTGAAGAACGGAGTCCGGATATTATCGCACAACGCAATCAACTCAACATAAAACACCTGCGGGAGGAAATGGCCGTTCACACGAATCAGATCACTTTGTTGAAGGAAAATGTAATGATACTCGAAGTAAACATTGTGCAACTAAGAGTAGACGTGAAACATACGGAACTGGAACTGCGGGAGCTGCCCATCCGGTTAAACCAGGACTTACAAAAAAAGCGTGGCCAACGATTGAAAGATGCAGAAAACATAGACAAGATAGCGGCTATCTATACCATACATATACAATCGGACAATCTGCCTGTTTCTGTAGATGCCTTAAAAGACCGGATCAATATATTTTTGGAAGGATGGAATGATTTCCTGCATCAGGAATATGCGATACCCAAAGCTACTGCCAAAACCGCACAGGCAGCTGAAGTAGCAGCCAGGTGGCAGGGAGAAAAGCTGTATATCAGCAACATTGATAAACGTGTAAAAATTACCCAGGATGCATAA
- a CDS encoding DUF4236 domain-containing protein: MSWSYRKSIGVGPFRVNFSKSGVSYSVGVKGARVHVNTHGTYVHLSTHGISYRRKIAGPATPLPPVIPQRITVETIHEITSADVDQLTDIDSQAFITTLNQKGKLVSYVKLWGILPLCAILLLLLFTSVERQQQIIQPASDSTIVRVYAATGGNIRQAPDVKSPVVQKATYGQTFLVLDAANPQWYKIKLADTIAYINHEVADIDYIFHDQVSETQWHPVNEYLVYELWLCFFCFVPLIYWLKKLDRKRFEMELHYDMDHKYQQVYQQFKTHFTTFSRSARIWQYLNAQRTTDQKRNAGAAKLIERIKVRGITEDKKPMPYFITNVAIPCISLNKVELFFLPERLLIKRGSTFAAVFYKNLHITSKVIRFIESDILPNDAKVIDYTWQYVNKSGRPDRRFNNNRQLPVCAYSEYTFTSNTGIFEIISTSKPAAMDDFGGFLTKIGALQHRIGETCK, translated from the coding sequence ATGAGCTGGTCTTATCGAAAATCTATAGGTGTTGGCCCTTTTCGTGTCAACTTTTCCAAAAGCGGGGTGAGTTACTCCGTGGGCGTAAAAGGAGCCCGTGTACATGTAAATACCCATGGAACATATGTTCACTTAAGTACACATGGTATCAGCTATCGCCGGAAAATAGCCGGTCCTGCTACCCCTTTGCCACCTGTCATACCACAAAGAATTACTGTTGAAACCATCCATGAAATAACGTCGGCAGATGTCGATCAGCTGACTGATATTGATTCCCAGGCATTTATTACTACACTGAATCAAAAAGGTAAACTGGTTTCCTATGTAAAACTATGGGGGATACTGCCGTTGTGCGCTATCCTGTTGCTGCTGTTATTTACTTCGGTTGAGCGGCAACAGCAAATCATACAACCGGCCAGCGACAGCACTATTGTGCGGGTATATGCAGCTACCGGCGGGAATATCCGGCAGGCGCCGGATGTAAAGTCCCCGGTTGTACAAAAGGCAACTTATGGGCAAACATTTTTAGTACTCGATGCTGCCAATCCGCAATGGTATAAAATAAAGCTGGCTGATACGATTGCTTATATCAACCATGAGGTGGCAGATATTGATTACATCTTTCATGATCAGGTGAGTGAAACACAATGGCACCCGGTAAACGAATACCTGGTGTATGAACTGTGGCTTTGTTTTTTTTGTTTTGTACCCCTGATCTATTGGTTGAAAAAGCTGGACAGGAAGCGATTTGAAATGGAATTGCATTACGACATGGATCATAAATATCAGCAGGTTTATCAGCAGTTTAAAACGCATTTTACCACCTTCTCCAGATCGGCCAGGATCTGGCAGTACCTGAACGCACAGCGAACGACTGATCAGAAGCGGAACGCAGGTGCTGCCAAATTAATAGAAAGAATCAAGGTGCGCGGTATCACGGAAGATAAAAAGCCCATGCCGTATTTTATTACCAACGTAGCGATTCCCTGCATATCCTTAAATAAGGTGGAGCTGTTTTTTCTGCCTGAACGGCTGTTAATAAAACGGGGTTCTACTTTTGCTGCGGTATTTTATAAGAATTTACACATTACCAGTAAGGTGATCCGGTTTATTGAATCCGACATCTTACCCAACGATGCTAAAGTGATTGATTATACCTGGCAGTATGTGAACAAGTCCGGTAGGCCGGACCGGCGCTTTAATAACAATCGTCAATTACCGGTATGTGCTTATTCCGAATATACATTTACTTCCAATACCGGTATTTTCGAAATTATCTCTACTTCCAAACCTGCTGCCATGGATGACTTTGGCGGATTCCTCACGAAAATAGGAGCGCTCCAACACCGAATTGGGGAAACGTGCAAATGA
- a CDS encoding EndoS/ChiA family endoglycosidase, producing the protein MKQQCLSFRLITAFIILLSGASCTKELRSSEALPHNESAMAASAVVTESLDSLRAYKSRPHEIYAAFYRLEGPCYGPAPFGTNFSQVPDSLDILILFCFSPSSPVANQVPGWINTLHTKGTKVILTGGLDLVPGATHDSVGYALTAKHIMDSVVNKYGFDGYDIDIESTPSGQTLTDMAGVYKALSKYLGPKSGTGKLLTFDTNQNGNNSLFQKVYTLVDYVWLQAYGRGASTLQSTWNSFSPYINASQFVPGFSFYEERGYPSNVWYDVTYPVNGTGRAYDYARWEPATGKKGGVFSYAIDRDAPLTSSTDNTAYAPTYIVSKQLIQIMNPGGGGTGSTGVVFYQDANYGGTASQPIAKGNYILSQLQTKGVVNDWASSVKIPAGWTVILYADDNFSGTSWTLTSNNSWLGGLSPNANDKMSSVKIQ; encoded by the coding sequence ATGAAACAGCAATGTTTATCGTTCAGATTAATCACCGCTTTCATCATCCTCCTTTCCGGCGCCAGCTGTACCAAAGAATTGCGTTCTTCGGAAGCACTCCCCCACAATGAATCTGCCATGGCTGCCAGCGCAGTGGTTACCGAATCGCTGGATAGCCTGCGAGCATACAAAAGCCGGCCTCATGAAATTTATGCCGCTTTTTATCGCCTGGAAGGCCCATGTTATGGTCCTGCTCCATTTGGCACCAATTTTTCCCAGGTACCCGACAGCCTGGATATATTAATCCTGTTTTGCTTCTCTCCCAGCTCTCCGGTAGCCAACCAGGTACCCGGATGGATCAATACCCTGCATACCAAAGGCACCAAAGTAATTCTGACAGGAGGATTAGACCTCGTTCCGGGTGCTACACATGATTCTGTTGGATACGCCCTGACCGCCAAACATATCATGGATAGCGTCGTAAATAAATATGGTTTCGATGGATATGACATCGATATAGAAAGCACGCCCTCCGGACAAACCCTGACAGATATGGCGGGTGTGTATAAGGCCCTGTCTAAATACCTTGGTCCAAAATCCGGTACCGGCAAACTATTGACGTTTGATACCAATCAAAATGGCAACAACAGTCTTTTCCAAAAAGTATATACCCTCGTCGACTATGTATGGCTGCAGGCCTATGGCCGTGGCGCCAGTACCTTACAATCTACCTGGAACAGTTTCTCCCCTTATATCAACGCTTCGCAGTTTGTACCCGGGTTTTCTTTTTATGAAGAAAGAGGATATCCTTCCAATGTATGGTATGATGTCACCTATCCGGTAAACGGTACCGGTCGTGCCTATGACTATGCCCGCTGGGAACCTGCTACCGGTAAGAAAGGCGGTGTATTCAGCTATGCCATAGACCGAGATGCCCCGCTGACCTCTTCCACAGATAACACGGCTTATGCGCCTACTTACATCGTCAGCAAGCAATTGATTCAGATCATGAATCCCGGCGGCGGCGGCACCGGAAGCACCGGCGTGGTATTCTACCAGGATGCCAATTATGGTGGTACTGCCTCTCAGCCCATTGCCAAAGGCAATTATATCTTATCTCAATTACAGACAAAGGGAGTGGTAAATGACTGGGCATCTTCTGTAAAAATTCCGGCCGGCTGGACTGTCATCCTCTATGCAGACGATAATTTTTCCGGTACCTCCTGGACATTGACCAGTAACAACAGCTGGTTGGGCGGATTATCTCCCAATGCGAATGATAAAATGAGCTCTGTAAAAATACAGTAG
- a CDS encoding helix-turn-helix domain-containing protein: protein MSGNLPLKIKGISQLLQLRGLPKSKHPLIAVFDIATIKELPNHLETPLTTDFYFIGLKQFLPCVVKMKYGQQEQDFDEGQMRFIAPGQVFSYYAYPTEEINQSGWLLLVHPDFLWNSPLAKKIKQYEFFGYSMHEALFLSEQEELTMKGLFRNIEQEYSTNIDQFSQGIIISLIESLLGYAERFYQRQFITRKITHHSIANQLEALLEKAFTPEILAQNGIPTVKYISGQLNISPNYLSSLLKMLTGNSTQQHIQEKIIEKAKERLVTTDLSVNEIAFELGFEYPQSFSKLFRTKTNYSPLAFRKFSRH from the coding sequence ATGTCCGGAAACCTGCCGCTGAAAATAAAAGGCATCAGCCAGCTGTTACAGCTGCGAGGGTTGCCCAAATCAAAACATCCCCTTATTGCGGTATTCGACATCGCCACTATCAAGGAGTTGCCTAATCACCTGGAAACACCACTGACCACCGATTTTTATTTCATCGGGTTGAAGCAATTCCTGCCCTGTGTGGTAAAAATGAAGTACGGACAGCAGGAACAGGATTTTGATGAAGGCCAGATGAGATTTATTGCACCAGGGCAGGTGTTTAGCTACTATGCTTATCCAACAGAAGAAATAAATCAGTCAGGATGGTTGTTATTAGTCCATCCTGACTTCCTATGGAACTCCCCGCTGGCAAAGAAAATAAAGCAGTATGAGTTTTTTGGTTATTCCATGCATGAAGCATTATTCCTGTCTGAACAGGAGGAGTTGACCATGAAAGGACTATTCCGGAATATTGAGCAGGAATATAGTACCAACATCGATCAATTCAGCCAGGGCATTATTATCTCCTTGATCGAATCTTTACTCGGTTATGCTGAACGCTTTTACCAACGGCAGTTTATTACCCGTAAAATCACACATCACAGTATTGCGAACCAGCTGGAAGCATTGCTGGAAAAGGCATTCACGCCTGAAATACTGGCACAGAACGGCATTCCTACTGTAAAATACATCTCCGGTCAGCTGAATATTTCTCCCAACTACCTGAGTAGCCTGTTAAAGATGCTTACCGGCAACAGTACGCAGCAACATATACAGGAAAAGATCATAGAAAAGGCAAAAGAGCGGCTGGTAACCACCGACCTTTCTGTAAATGAAATTGCTTTTGAACTGGGATTTGAATACCCGCAGTCTTTTTCCAAATTGTTCCGGACAAAGACAAACTATTCACCACTGGCATTCAGAAAATTCAGCAGACATTAA
- a CDS encoding NmrA family NAD(P)-binding protein has protein sequence MKIVLTGSLGNISKPLTKILTGEGHQVTLISSDASKIPQIEALGAQPAIGKIQDLPFLIQTFKEADVVYCMNPLDFTASELTAWSGYTDNYIQAIRETGVKRAVVLTGWIANCLKSVEPEKEWKTLTDVAITFMRPGVFYSNFYILKDMIRQQGVIHSNYGGDDMIAFVAPEDIAAAIAEEINTPVATGTKIRYVASEELTCTQAAQIIGEAIGKPDLQWEIIPGEQLKQDLEAAGMTDVFASLLVEMHENMHNGNAQKDYYLNRPVLGKTKLRDFAKTFATWYHQN, from the coding sequence ATGAAAATTGTACTCACCGGTTCTCTGGGCAACATCAGTAAACCACTCACAAAAATCCTCACCGGGGAAGGACACCAGGTAACCCTCATCAGTTCAGATGCCAGCAAAATACCGCAGATAGAAGCGTTGGGGGCTCAACCTGCTATTGGTAAAATACAGGACCTGCCTTTTCTCATACAAACATTCAAAGAGGCAGATGTAGTATATTGTATGAATCCACTGGATTTCACAGCCAGTGAACTAACGGCATGGTCAGGGTATACAGACAACTATATTCAGGCCATCCGGGAAACAGGTGTAAAGCGGGCAGTTGTACTCACCGGCTGGATAGCCAACTGCCTGAAATCCGTAGAACCGGAAAAAGAATGGAAAACGCTGACAGACGTAGCCATTACTTTTATGCGCCCGGGTGTTTTTTACAGTAACTTTTATATCCTGAAAGATATGATCCGGCAACAGGGCGTGATCCATTCTAATTACGGCGGAGACGATATGATCGCCTTCGTGGCGCCGGAGGATATCGCAGCAGCGATAGCGGAAGAGATCAATACACCTGTAGCCACCGGCACAAAGATCAGGTATGTAGCCAGTGAAGAGCTCACCTGCACCCAGGCAGCACAGATCATCGGGGAAGCCATCGGAAAACCAGACCTGCAATGGGAAATAATACCCGGAGAACAACTCAAACAAGACCTGGAAGCAGCTGGCATGACGGATGTATTTGCCAGCTTACTTGTAGAAATGCATGAAAATATGCATAACGGAAATGCCCAGAAAGATTACTACCTTAACAGACCGGTATTAGGAAAAACAAAACTGCGGGATTTTGCCAAAACATTTGCTACCTGGTACCATCAAAACTAA
- a CDS encoding PDDEXK nuclease domain-containing protein produces MRTLSAKSITTESTTNQPIVDNLKTTSDLLPNRLSFSHFIELLKSDTPLKRSFYEIETIKNNWSVRDLQRAINSMLYERTGLSSDKQAMLESQTKSEGLKPEDVFRNPYMLEFLGLEEKAVYTETELEQAIINHLQTFLLEMGNGFCFEARQRRITFDNTHYRIDLVFYHRILKCHVLLDLKIGEFTHADAGQMNVYLNYYKEHEMNEGDNPPVGIILCANKNENLVRHATAGLPQQVFVSKYLINLPSEIELAKIIEEEQYKLSRDI; encoded by the coding sequence TTGCGGACACTGTCCGCAAAATCCATCACTACGGAAAGTACAACTAACCAACCAATAGTAGATAATCTCAAAACTACTTCTGATCTTTTGCCTAACAGGCTTAGTTTTTCTCATTTTATAGAGTTGCTGAAATCAGATACACCTTTAAAACGTAGTTTCTATGAAATAGAAACCATTAAGAATAATTGGAGTGTACGGGATTTGCAACGGGCAATAAATAGTATGTTGTATGAGCGTACTGGGTTAAGCAGCGATAAACAAGCTATGCTGGAAAGTCAAACAAAAAGTGAAGGATTGAAACCTGAGGATGTATTTCGTAACCCATATATGTTGGAATTCTTAGGACTGGAAGAAAAAGCAGTATATACGGAAACAGAATTGGAACAGGCGATCATTAACCATCTGCAAACTTTTCTATTGGAAATGGGAAATGGATTTTGTTTTGAAGCCAGGCAACGGCGTATTACATTTGATAACACACATTATCGTATTGATCTTGTTTTCTATCATCGGATTTTAAAATGCCATGTGTTACTGGATTTGAAAATTGGTGAATTTACGCATGCGGACGCTGGACAGATGAATGTTTACCTAAATTACTATAAGGAGCATGAAATGAATGAAGGAGATAACCCACCGGTAGGTATTATATTGTGCGCGAATAAAAATGAAAATCTGGTAAGGCATGCAACGGCAGGATTGCCACAACAGGTCTTTGTATCAAAATATCTTATTAATCTGCCCAGTGAAATTGAATTGGCGAAGATTATTGAAGAGGAGCAATACAAATTGAGCAGAGATATTTAA